The Apostichopus japonicus isolate 1M-3 chromosome 6, ASM3797524v1, whole genome shotgun sequence genome contains a region encoding:
- the LOC139968720 gene encoding flavin-containing monooxygenase 5-like produces the protein MSKNVITDVCVIGAGISGLVTAKCMRDVGFDVVVIERTNDVGGLWVFKEKGYGVMRFTHINVSKQNYCFSDFPFGDDVPDFPHNEQMASYIRDYTRQFGLYDIIQFQTEVVSVKRKGDGWQVMTSKVTADEDGVVTRTGEESIVQCKYVAIASGHHAKPKWPNFDGQDQFKGEIIHSVDFKDAITNDLTGKRVLVVGIGNSGVDAAVNCATEGRCKEVHLSTRSGAWVLSNYIFGCPVDHYASRALLWLPWQLVNMVTETATTLTFGHPNKWGLNPKMKAHQTQFTICPNLVFHIQRGQVKMHPNITRMEDKKVYFTDGSFTEVDAVVFCTGYFIDLPYLDEEVRSQCLKDGNSLELFKNIFSPDIGSSLAFIGFVQPASGGLLSMSETQARWWAELCKGNGRLPDKETMLDVIKKEQEECAKKYFSSSRHTIQKDPIIYNDDIAARFGAKPQLWKHPRLAWRLLLGTCGSAQYRLQGPGKWDKAYDVVMSVPTTAFVDYSATAVLVIIAAVLMWFLTLLCC, from the exons ATGTCGAAAAACGTAATCACAGATGTCTGTGTGATTGGTGCTGGAATTTCTGGACTAGTGACTGCCAAATGCATGAGAGATGTTGGTTTCGATGTGGTTGTTATTGAGCGAACGAATGATGTCGGTGGATTGTGGGTGTTCAAAGAGAAAGGCTATGGAGTTATGCGATTCACAcacat aaatgtatcaaaacaaaattactgTTTCTCGGATTTCCCATTTGGCGATGATGTTCCAGATTTCCCACACAACGAACAGATGGCGTCCTACATACGAGACTACACCCGTCAGTTTGGTCTTTATGATATCATTCAGTTTCAAACAGAGGTTGTCAGTGTGAAGAGGAAAG GGGATGGCTGGCAAGTGATGACTTCTAAAGTAACAGCAGACGAGGACGGAGTCGTTACCAGAACTGGAGAAGAAAGCATCGTCCAATGTAAATATGTCGCCATTGCGTCTGGACATCATGCTAAACCAAAGTGGCCGAATTTCGATGGTCAAGATCAGTTTAAAG gTGAAATAATACACAGTGTTGACTTCAAAGACGCCATCACCAATGATTTGACAGGAAAACGAGTTCTTGTTGTTGGTATAGGAAACAGTGGTGTGGATGCTGCAGTAAATTGTGCAACAGAAGGAAG ATGCAAAGAAGTTCATTTAAGTACCCGCTCTGGAGCTTGGGTCCTATCAAACTATATTTTCGGGTGCCCGGTGGACCACTACGCCAGCCGTGCCTTATTGTGGTTACCATGGCAGCTGGTAAACATGGTAACAGAAACTGCGACAACGCTGACATTCGGCCATCCTAACAA ATGGGGTCTAAATCCTAAGATGAAAGCACACCAGACGCAGTTCACCATTTGTCCAAATCTTGTCTTTCACATACAACGAGGGCAAGTGAAAATGCACCCGAATATAACCCGGATGGAGGACAAAAAGGTGTACTTTACCGACGGTTCCTTCACTGAGGTGGACGCTGTTGTATTCTGTACAGGGTATTTCATTGATCTGCCATATCTAGATGAAGAAGTGAGGAGTCAATGTTTGAAGGACGGAAACAGCTTGGAG CTCTTCAAAAATATCTTCAGTCCGGACATTGGGTCATCGTTAGCCTTCATAGGGTTTGTTCAACCTGCGTCAGGAGGACTCCTAAGTATGTCGGAAACACAAGCAAGATGGTGGGCGGAACTATGCAAAGGAAATGGGCGGTTACCTGACAAAGAGACCATGCTCGATGTTATAAAGAAAGAACAG GAGGAGTGCGCTAAGAAATATTTCTCCTCATCCAGACATACCATTCAGAAAGACCCTATCATATATAACGATGATATAGCTGCGAGGTTTGGCGCTAAACCACAACTCTGGAAACACCCTCGTCTGGCTTGGAG GTTACTGCTCGGTACATGTGGATCAGCACAATATCGTCTCCAGGGGCCAGGTAAATGGGACAAAGCTTACGATGTCGTCATGAGTGTGCCGACGACAGCTTTCGTTGACTACAGTGCCACGGCGGTGCTGGTGATCATAGCAGCTGTGTTGATGTGGTTTCTAACGTTACTATGTTGCTAA